From a single Mus caroli chromosome X, CAROLI_EIJ_v1.1, whole genome shotgun sequence genomic region:
- the Bex4 gene encoding protein BEX4 has translation MASKFKQVILDLTVEKDKKDXKGGKASKQSEEESHRLEEVENKKPGGNVRRKVRRFVPNFLWAIPNRHVDXNEGGEDVGRFVVQGTEVKRKTKEQQVRPYRRFRTPEPDNHYDFCLIP, from the coding sequence ATGGCATCCAAATTTAAACAAGTCATACTGGATCTCACTGTGGAGAAAGACAAAAAAGACNAAAAAGGTGGGAAGGCCTCCAAACAAAGTGAAGAAGAATCCCACCGTCTGGAAGAGGTTGAAAACAAGAAGCCTGGGGGAAATGTCCGAAGGAAAGTCAGGCGATTTGTGCCTAACTTTCTATGGGCCATACCTAATAGGCATGTTGATCNCAATGAAGGGGGAGAGGATGTTGGGAGATTTGTAGTGCAGGGAACAGAAGTCAAGAGAAAGACTAAGGAGCAGCAGGTGAGGCCTTACAGGCGTTTCCGAACCCCGGAACCTGACAATCATTACGACTTTTGCCTCATACCTTGA